From one Plasmodium knowlesi strain H genome assembly, chromosome: 11 genomic stretch:
- a CDS encoding myosin E, putative: MGSVEDTNFKEGDIVWYDNQASSPEGIADNNTLFTLCRIIHKKEDDEVMLSKHSDYNGNIFTSKVKNIQKANHLFTFDQNDMIKLKHINGPTLLNHLHERFKNKKFYTRMGPLLIFVNPNMNLNLNNEQTIRMHKFSRTPGEGNLNEYTVALSALRNLSMLKRNQSIIVTGESGSGKSEITKNILNFLAYQAEGNESEANQLDEASQVDDTVVSNQPNQGRFAETIAHVNVLLDAFGSAKTRKNNNSSRLSKFFTLYIDEKGRVKSMHVKKFLFEKDRLMGRSGTGVEGGDENGVEHERERENSFNIFYYILNGSSEKFKEMYYLKDVKYYKMLRLRGSLRKGKTMAVDEKNRVNEANAMKENSVDDNIVNEDTIVDGIVNDDTANEKSSSTEDAAKFLELLKSLNYFFDDDKEIDFVFSILSGLLLLGNVETVKMLRQKSLLRKSLLCESSLNYEELQNFLEDSNEDLLIDDNVKNFLLASKLLGMNPQELVKYFTTKYVFNDILLMKVHNETKIHRKMESFIKTIYDELFNWVLHKVNCKLGALNGGDLASSQKENVEGNYINVLDLSYFEKGEKNSLTELLINTSNEAVRKMVVDFLFKKRMNLCREEGIIEASSSCNLEQIDNEGLYNVLVQEGEGSLFSYLEYLSIGKYTEKSNLHSLILKKFSNEGEYIKKTPSNISGEKSRKSSSSSFTIVHTCGEVPYSSDELISQNIDILTNNFIDLMKKSGNPYLEKLCCSYNYDSTGNIVEEKRRYSIQSALKLFRRKYESRNQMAVTMLRNSLIELMKVKESTFCHFIFCMNSNHNRENERGEIINLFDERVVFEQVQSMSLTQFRQLKGAGLFPHAFYFQELLDLLDGPVESNAETEEEGAANEEGAEVETVEAVESNAEVAEEGADEEEVDEEEVDKEGVDKEGVDKEGVDKEGVDKEGVDKEEVTEQEVTEQEVAEQEVTEKEVAEQEVAEQEVTEGENEDYTQADAKKRIEDMMISYNISKSEWAMGKNRIFLTDTSLRILIQNKWEEYRQRILPKLVAVINDDERAHHGREESASKVAGLVNLECVRMSQVYKKEDANMIHQMVKPGMNSESTEGNSYFKDIIQLMHLEKIRELYNSGGDKGKDNKGDERDVNGADNVSIEKGGDLDQSEESNLNQTSVEMCGISHILNNVPTCSAKMNDANETLNGFSCTEIPLNDKCTCCMGMPNFCNRHSSSEEIKFADSVDGSVVADVEKGEVEEGQVDQEQVQQGEVQLEEVKLENVEEGEANGESMEEELSNVEQSNGEHLNGEVQEDDVAEVVVPAEHATNGEEEEKKERCTVNKDTADVGESQEHDVDVEGDGSVPSEVDGGEDGAEEAMIGVEVVNLKDEEEDDEEDDEGEIEVEGGADEQNEGEVHVEGAEGEANDVVVEMEKEESMQGDQVEVHDESVDVEEEMPKAEELEVQALEVEIDEEATGEVEEKVEAVDEAEAKVEAEVEAVEDMNPFSEEDATNQMNPFDEIDDAADEVNPPQPEDENSTKDESKNPKEEDVDEEYIEYNLNCFKAMASKKMGDLNKMLLSCAGDEVNMIQNMLDCYLCTEEGNNYEHCFIEPTFWNPLDVGENGLTEYTAELRNPKQKHLLLSHLNEKYITHSDERIHLMSILKNIVISMEHVHNRKWNIFFTSSDYYFKSYLNNEDHLCLQNDSIDLKEKVMLNEECNYQKNKKEKAHKHRYSPIVEYLTLPTGKDIHEICLSNNANKRYIKDNYRILCFRSRKGTKLDFMNAKSFYTSIEYKKVKTKNITHVHTDFSYMDDKMKCNFKQHVINEFINNPSITMEELGDSLLNLATYFYYENRGSWCVFVSKKRAFTGVINIVKNRYIRMTAKNKKKKYHIVLFETPV; this comes from the coding sequence ATGGGGAGCGTAGAAGACACAAATTTCAAGGAGGGAGACATCGTGTGGTATGACAACCAAGCCTCCAGCCCGGAGGGAATTGCGGACAACAATACTTTGTTCACTCTGTGTCGTATAATCCACAAGAAGGAGGACGATGAAGTCATGCTATCCAAGCACAGCGACTACaatggaaatatatttacgaGCAAAGTGAAGAACATACAGAAGGCCAACCATCTCTTTACCTTCGACCAAAATGACATGATAAAGCTGAAACATATTAATGGTCCCACCCTGTTGAATCATCTGCACGAAAGatttaagaacaaaaaattttacacaagAATGGGTCCTTTACTGATATTTGTAAATCCCAATATGAACTTGAACCTGAACAATGAACAAACTATTCGCATGCACAAGTTTTCCAGGACACCTGGGGAGGGGAATCTGAATGAGTACACCGTTGCTCTTTCTGCGCTTCGAAATTTGAGCATGTTAAAACGGAATCAGTCTATTATTGTGACTGGTGAGTCTGGATCGGGGAAAAGTGAAATCAcgaagaatattttaaattttctggCCTACCAAGCGGAGGGAAATGAAAGCGAAGCGAACCAGTTGGATGAGGCGAGCCAAGTCGACGATACAGTCGTCTCTAACCAACCGAACCAAGGGAGGTTCGCCGAAACAATAGCCCATGTGAACGTACTTTTGGACGCGTTCGGAAGCGCCAAAAcgagaaaaaacaacaattCCAGTAGGTTATCCAAGTTTTTCACCTTATATATAGATGAGAAGGGGCGTGTGAAATCTATGCATGTGAAGAAATTCCTCTTCGAGAAGGACAGGCTGATGGGGAGGAGTGGAACGGGGGTAGAAGGGGGCGACGAGAATGGTGTGGAACACGAACGGGAACGCGAGAATTccttcaatattttttactataTCCTAAATGGCTCAAGTGAGAAGTTCAAGGAAATGTACTACTTGAAAGATGTGAAGTATTACAAGATGTTGCGATTGAGGGGTTCGCTGCGGAAGGGGAAGACCATGGCTGTGGACGAAAAGAATCGGGTGAATGAAGCGAACGCAATGAAGGAGAACTCGGTGGATGACAACATTGTGAATGAGGACACAATCGTCGATGGCATTGTGAACGACGACACGGCGAATGAGAAATCGTCCTCAACAGAAGATGCGGCCAAATTCCTTGAATTGCTAAAATCATTGAATTACTTTTTTGATGACGACAAGGAAATAGATTTTGTCTTCTCTATCCTCTCGGGCTTGTTACTGCTAGGGAATGTAGAAACGGTGAAAATGCTACGACAAAAATCTTTGTTAAGGAAGAGCCTCCTGTGTGAAAGTTCTCTGAACTACGAAGAGTTACAAAATTTCTTGGAAGATTCGAATGAAGATTTATTAATTGATGATAACGTCAAGAACTTCCTGTTAGCTAGTAAGCTTCTTGGTATGAATCCACAAGAACTGGTCAAATACTTCACCACAAAGTATGTGTTCAATGATATTTTACTTATGAAAGTACATAACGAAACGAAAATCCATAGGAAAATGGAATCTTTTATTAAGACCATTTACGATGAATTGTTTAACTGGGTTTTACACAAGGTGAACTGCAAGTTGGGAGCTCTAAATGGAGGAGACTTGGCGAGTTCTcagaaagaaaatgttgaAGGGAACTACATAAACGTTCTGGATTTGTCATACTttgaaaagggagaaaaaaattctctcaCTGAATTATTAATCAATACTAGCAATGAAGCGGTGCGTAAGATGGTGGTagattttttattcaaaaagAGAATGAATCTGTGtagggaagaaggaattatAGAAGCATCTTCCTCCTGTAACTTGGAACAGATAGACAACGAAGGTTTGTACAATGTATTGGTTCAGGAAGGGGAGGGATCTCTGTTTTCGTACCTGGAATATCTGTCCATCGGAAAGTATACTGAGAAGAGCAACTTGCACTCATTAATATTAAAGAAGTTTTCGAACGAAGGAGAGTACATAAAGAAGACTCCTTCCAATATTTCAGGGGAGAAGAGTAGGAAatcatcctcctcttctttcaCAATTGTCCACACGTGTGGTGAGGTTCCCTACTCATCCGATGAACTCATCAGCCAGAACATTGATATACTTACCAATAATTTTATTGACTTGATGAAAAAATCGGGGAATCCATACCTAGAGAAACTCTGCTGCAGTTACAATTATGATTCTACTGGAAATATAGTGGAGGAGAAGAGACGCTATAGCATTCAGTCCGCTCTGAAATTATTTCGACGAAAGTATGAGTCGAGAAATCAAATGGCTGTTACTATGTTGAGGAATAGTTTGATCGAACTGATGAAAGTGAAGGAGAGTACTTTTTGTCATTTCATATTTTGCATGAATTCCAACCATAACCGGGAGAATGAACGGGGGGAAATTATCAACTTGTTTGACGAGCGTGTTGTTTTTGAACAGGTTCAGAGCATGTCCCTTACGCAGTTCAGACAACTCAAGGGCGCTGGGCTCTTCCCCCACGCCTTTTACTTTCAGGAGTTACTGGACCTGCTGGACGGGCCGGTGGAAAGTAACGCAGAAacggaagaggaaggagCGGCAAATGAGGAAGGGGCAGAAGTGGAGACTGTAGAGGCGGTGGAAAGTAATGCAGAAGTGGCAGAGGAAGGGGCGGATGAGGAAGAAGTGGATGAGGAAGAAGTggataaggaaggagtggataaggaaggagtggataaggaaggagtggataaggaaggggtggataaggaaggagtgGACAAGGAAGAAGTGACAGAGCAAGAAGTGACAGAGCAAGAAGTGGCAGAGCAAGAAGTGACAGAGAAAGAAGTGGCAGAGCAAGAAGTGGCAGAGCAAGAAGTGACGGAAGGAGAAAACGAGGATTACACCCAGGCAGACGCTAAGAAGCGTATCGAAGACATGATGATATCATACAACATCAGTAAGAGCGAGTGGgccatgggaaaaaatagaattttCCTGACGGATACCTCTTTAAGAATTCTGATACAGAACAAATGGGAGGAGTATAGACAAAGAATACTCCCCAAGTTGGTTGCAGTAATAAATGATGATGAAAGGGCGCACCATGGAAGGGAAGAATCTGCCTCCAAAGTAGCAGGGTTAGTAAACTTAGAGTGCGTAAGAATGAGCCAAGTGTACAAGAAAGAGGATGCTAATATGATCCATCAGATGGTGAAACCAGGAATGAATTCCGAATCAACAGAGGGAAACAGCTATTTCAAGGATATCATACAACTTATGCAcctggaaaaaataagagagTTGTATAATTCAGGGGGAGATAAAGGAAAGGACAACAAGGGGGATGAACGTGATGTAAATGGCGCTGACAATGTGTCgatagaaaaaggaggagactTGGACCAAAGCGAAGAGAGTAATCTGAATCAAACCTCAGTAGAGATGTGTGGTATTAGTCATATATTAAATAACGTACCTACGTGCAGCGCCAAGATGAATGATGCGAATGAAACCCTCAATGGGTTCAGTTGTACGGAGATACCCCTGAACGATAAGTGTACTTGTTGCATGGGAATGCCTAACTTCTGCAACAGGCACTCGTCATCTGAGGAGATAAAGTTTGCGGACAGCGTGGATGGAAGTGTAGTGGCTGACGTGGAAAAGGGAGAGGTCGAAGAGGGACAAGTGGATCAGGAACAAGTACAACAAGGAGAAGTGCAACTGGAGGAAGTAAAACtagaaaatgtggaagaaggcGAAGCGAACGGAGAGTCAATGGAGGAAGAGTTATCGAATGTGGAGCAGTCAAATGGAGAGCATCTCAATGGAGAAGTCCAAGAGGATGATGTGGCCGAGGTGGTGGTCCCAGCGGAGCACGCTACAAACggtgaggaagaggaaaagaaggaaagatgCACTGTGAACAAGGACACTGCAGATGTAGGAGAATCGCAGGAGCATGACGTAGATGTGGAAGGGGATGGTTCTGTACCGAGTGAAGTAGACGGCGGTGAGGATGGCGCGGAGGAAGCGATGATAGGGGTGGAAGTGGTGAATTtgaaagatgaagaagaagatgatgaggaggatgacgagGGGGAGATAGAAGTGGAAGGTGGGGCGGATGAGCAGAACGAAGGGGAGGTACACGTGGAAGGAGCGGAAGGTGAGGCAAATGATGTCGTGGTAGAgatggagaaggaggagTCGATGCAGGGAGACCAAGTGGAGGTGCATGATGAGTCGGTCGACGTAGAAGAGGAGATGCCCAAAGCGGAGGAGCTGGAGGTGCAGGCACTGGAAGTTGAAATAGATGAAGAAGCGACAGGGGAGGTGGAAGAGAAGGTAGAAGCGGTAGACGAGGCGGAAGCGAAAGTAGAAGCTGAAGTGGAAGCGGTAGAAGACATGAACCCCTTCAGCGAGGAAGACGCAACCAACCAGATGAATCCGTTCGACGAGATAGATGATGCAGCCGATGAAGTTAACCCCCCGCAGCCAGAGGACGAAAACTCGACAAAGGACGAAAGCAAGAATCCGAAAGAGGAAGATGTAGATGAGGAATACATTGAATACAATCTGAACTGCTTTAAAGCAATGGCATCAAAGAAGATGGGAGATTTAAATAAGATGTTATTAAGTTGTGCTGGAGATGAAGTAAACATGATTCAGAATATGTTGGACTGTTACTTATGTACCGAAGAAGGGAATAATTATGAGCATTGTTTTATAGAACCCACATTTTGGAACCCCTTAGATGTAGGAGAAAATGGGTTAACAGAATACACAGCAGAATTAAGGAACCCAAAGCAAAAGCACTTACTGTTGAGTCATCTAAATGAGAAGTACATCACTCATTCGGATGAAAGAATACATTTAAtgagcattttaaaaaacatagTCATTAGCATGGAACACGTGCACAACAGAAAgtggaacattttttttacatcctcAGATTATTACTTTAAATCCTATCTCAATAACGAAGATCATTTATGCTTGCAAAATGATTCCATTGatttaaaggaaaaggtcATGCTGAACGAAGAGTGCAACTATCAAAagaacaagaaggaaaaagcgcATAAACATAGATATAGTCCAATCGTGGAATATTTAACTCTACCCACAGGGAAGGATATCCACGAAATTTGTCTTTCCAACAATGCAAATAAAAGGTATATAAAAGATAATTACAGGATTCTTTGTTTCCGATCCAGGAAAGGTACCAAATTGGACTTTATGAATGCCAAGTCATTTTATACATCCAtagaatataaaaaggtCAAGACGAAAAACATAACTCATGTGCACACAGACTTCTCCTACATGGAtgataaaatgaaatgcAATTTCAAGCAACACGTAATTAATGAGTTCATTAATAATCCCTCTATCACCATGGAGGAGTTGGGAGATAGTTTACTCAATTTGGCAACATACTTTTACTACGAAAACCGCGGTTCCTGGTGTGTCTTCGTGTCAAAGAAGCGCGCCTTCACGGGAGTTATCAACATAGTTAAGAATAGATACATACGCATGACGGCgaagaataagaagaagaagtatcACATTGTTCTGTTCGAGACGCCCGTCTGA